Proteins encoded together in one Cicer arietinum cultivar CDC Frontier isolate Library 1 chromosome 4, Cicar.CDCFrontier_v2.0, whole genome shotgun sequence window:
- the LOC101490604 gene encoding probable plastid-lipid-associated protein 8, chloroplastic isoform X1: MAATSASAFRLVPSSFGFRYHSNNPPTPKSFNLRFPPRHTSLFVSASVSISNTDIRTQPNDLVASLLSKVVQTDGGVLLQKEEHKEVAEVVQELQKYCVKEPVKCPLIFGEWDVVYCSQPTSPGGGYRSALGRVFFKTKQMVQVVEAPDIVRNKVSFTALGFLDGEVSLKGKLKALDTEWIQVVFEAPELKLGSWQAQYGGESEVKLRITYVDEKIRLGLGSRGSLFVFQRI; this comes from the exons ATGGCTGCAACTTCTGCTTCTGCGTTTCGCTTAGTACCTTCTTCGTTCGGATTCAGATACCATAGTAATAATCCTCCAACGCCCAAATCATTCAACCTCCGTTTCCCTCCACGTCACACCAGCTTATTCGTTTCTGCTTCCGTTTCGATCTCTAACACGGATATCCGAACACAACCTAATGATCTCGTAGCTTCTCTTCTTTCAAAG GTGGTGCAAACAGATGGAGGAGTTTTACTGCAAAAGGAAGAACATAAAGAGGTAGCTGAAGTGGTTCAGGAATTGCAGAAGTATTGTGTGAAAGAGCCTGTGAAATGCCCCTTAATATTTGGAG AGTGGGATGTAGTGTACTGTTCACAGCCAACATCACCTGGAGGTGGATACAGGAGTGCATTGGGCCGAGTTTTCTTCAAAACAAAGCAAATGGTTCAGGTTGTTGAAGCTCCTGATATTGTGAGAAACAAGGTCTCATTTACTGCTTTAGGCTTTTTGGATGGAGAGGTTTCTCTGAAAG GAAAACTCAAGGCTTTGGATACTGAATGGATTCAAGTTGTATTTGAAGCACCTGAATTGAAGTTAGGATCATGGCAAGCACAATATGGAGGTGAGAGTGAAGTTAAACTCAGAATCACTTATGTAGATGAAAAAATCAGGTTAGGATTGGGATCCAGAGGTTCCTTGTTTGTTTTTCAAAGAATATGA
- the LOC101490604 gene encoding probable plastid-lipid-associated protein 8, chloroplastic isoform X2, which produces MAATSASAFRLVPSSFGFRYHSNNPPTPKSFNLRFPPRHTSLFVSASVSISNTDIRTQPNDLVASLLSKVVQTDGGVLLQKEEHKEVAEVVQELQKYCVKEPVKCPLIFGEWDVVYCSQPTSPGGGYRSALGRVFFKTKQMVQVVEAPDIVRNKVSFTALGFLDGEVSLKENVKQENSRLWILNGFKLYLKHLN; this is translated from the exons ATGGCTGCAACTTCTGCTTCTGCGTTTCGCTTAGTACCTTCTTCGTTCGGATTCAGATACCATAGTAATAATCCTCCAACGCCCAAATCATTCAACCTCCGTTTCCCTCCACGTCACACCAGCTTATTCGTTTCTGCTTCCGTTTCGATCTCTAACACGGATATCCGAACACAACCTAATGATCTCGTAGCTTCTCTTCTTTCAAAG GTGGTGCAAACAGATGGAGGAGTTTTACTGCAAAAGGAAGAACATAAAGAGGTAGCTGAAGTGGTTCAGGAATTGCAGAAGTATTGTGTGAAAGAGCCTGTGAAATGCCCCTTAATATTTGGAG AGTGGGATGTAGTGTACTGTTCACAGCCAACATCACCTGGAGGTGGATACAGGAGTGCATTGGGCCGAGTTTTCTTCAAAACAAAGCAAATGGTTCAGGTTGTTGAAGCTCCTGATATTGTGAGAAACAAGGTCTCATTTACTGCTTTAGGCTTTTTGGATGGAGAGGTTTCTCTGAAAG AAAATGTGAAACAGGAAAACTCAAGGCTTTGGATACTGAATGGATTCAAGTTGTATTTGAAGCACCTGAATTGA
- the LOC101490926 gene encoding putative RNA methyltransferase At5g10620 codes for MSATTFHVCTGFNLSASNHVHVKATKCNFAGQSSVKALPIRILSVGKKRSSGLQLMVDEYVEKIKYYSSVEDVQIRPNPRNARDQRAQVDDEDTAMMNLIRSDDWVVMLDERGQDVRSEQMAELVAHAGNTGASRLSFCIGGPYGHGKKIRERANLSIKLSSMVLNHQIALLVLVEQLYRSWTILRGQKYHH; via the exons ATGAGCGCCACCACATTCCACGTTTGTACCGGTTTCAATTTAAGCGCTTCCAACCATGTTCATGTTAAAG CTACCAAATGCAACTTCGCGGGTCAATCGTCGGTG AAAGCACTTCCTATTCGTATATTATCCGTCGGAAAAAAGCGATCAAGTGGACTGCAACTCATGGTTGACGAGTATGTTGAAAAGATCAAGTACTATTCTAGTGTCGAGGATGTTCAAATTCGGCCAAATCCCAGAAATGCTCG TGACCAAAGGGCTCAGGTTGATGACGAAGACACGGCAATGATGAATCTTATAAGGTCTGATGATTGG GTTGTGATGTTGGACGAACGAGGGCAAGATGTACGATCTGAGCAAATGGCAGAGTTAGTGGCGCATGCAGGAAATACT GGTGCTTCACGTTTATCTTTTTGTATCGGTGGACCCTATGGTCATGGAAAAAAAATAAGGGAACGTGCTAACTTATCAATCAAGTTATCTTCAATGGTCTTAAATCATCAGATAGCATTACTTGTTCTTGTGGAACAGCTTTACAG GTCATGGACAATTTTGAGGGGACAAAAGTACCATCATTAG